From the Methanocaldococcus fervens AG86 genome, the window CTCATAGCGGAATTATAAATGTGGTTGAATACGGAAAAAAATTGAGTGAAATTAAGGGGGTTTTAGGGGGCTTTCATTTGGTAGGTGTTTCAGAAGAATATTTAAATAAGGTTTTAGATTATTTTAAATCCCAAGATTTCTGGTTTATGCCTATGCACTGCACAGGATTTAAAGCTTTAACAAAGCTTTCTCAATTAAAAAACTTTGTTTATGGGCATGTTGGTAGAGTTATTGAGATTTAGGGGCTTATCATGAGAGAAGTAGAAAAGCCTTTAATTTTAAGTATTGTTGGAAATGTGTTGTTGGGATTAATAAAAATAATTATTGGTTATGTTTATTCAAGTATATCCCTAATTTCTGATGGAGTGCATTCATTATCTGATGTTATAACGAGCGTTATAGCAATTGTTGGAGTGAAAATATCTTCAAAACCAGCAGATGAATCTCATCCTTATGGACATTCAAGATTTGAATGCCTATTTTCTTTTTTTATTGGTTTGGCTTTGTTCTTCACGGCTTATGAGATTGGTAAGTTTGCAGTGGAGAGAATTATCTATGGAGAGGTAATTGAAGTAAATGCAATAATGGTTTTAGTTGCTATTTTATCCATAGTAGTTAAAGAGCTTATGACGAGATATTCATTATATGTTGGGAAAAAGCTGAATAACCAGCTTTTAATTGCTGATGCTTATCACCATAGGAGCGATGCTTTAAGTAGTGTTGTTGTTTTAATTGGTTTGTTGTTGCAGAAATTTGGCATATATTATGGAGATGCTATAGCTGGGATAATATTAGCTTTTATGATTGCGAAGGTGGCG encodes:
- a CDS encoding cation diffusion facilitator family transporter; translation: MREVEKPLILSIVGNVLLGLIKIIIGYVYSSISLISDGVHSLSDVITSVIAIVGVKISSKPADESHPYGHSRFECLFSFFIGLALFFTAYEIGKFAVERIIYGEVIEVNAIMVLVAILSIVVKELMTRYSLYVGKKLNNQLLIADAYHHRSDALSSVVVLIGLLLQKFGIYYGDAIAGIILAFMIAKVAADICLTNMHYLTGRAPGAEFFESIKKEALSVDKVIGVHDIKAHYVGPKIHVELHVEVPSNISAREMHDIEVEVKNRLESLDNVERAYVHVDIVDWYF